A genomic segment from Oncorhynchus clarkii lewisi isolate Uvic-CL-2024 chromosome 14, UVic_Ocla_1.0, whole genome shotgun sequence encodes:
- the LOC139365917 gene encoding C-X-C motif chemokine 11-1-like, whose amino-acid sequence MTMITRILLLIAVTICITVAQRSVSQRCLCRKVRNSFGAPNTVEDIQIYPPTPSCDRLEFIVSLKNGVQYCLDPSMKKVQRLLTRLMKKSSPPTVPTPIEAISNERSIDSADI is encoded by the exons ATGACCATGATCACCAGAATACTCCTGCTCATTGCTGTCACCATCTGTATCACAGTCGCCCAGC GTTCTGTGAGCCAACGATGTTTGTGTCGGAAGGTGCGGAACAGCTTTGGCGCTCCAAACACTGTTGAGGACATCCAGATctatcctccaactccctcctgTGACAGGCTGGAGTTCAT TGTTAGCCTTAAGAATGGAGTGCAGTACTGCCTGGACCCCAGTATGAAGAAAGTGCAGAGACTTCTCACTCGCCTGAT GAAGAAGTCCTCTCCCCCAACTGTCCCCACTCCAATTGAGGCCATCTCTAATGAGAGAAGCATTGACTCTGCTGATATCTGA